A window of the Pungitius pungitius chromosome 3, fPunPun2.1, whole genome shotgun sequence genome harbors these coding sequences:
- the smtla gene encoding somatolactin alpha, with the protein MHLVSVMRWCVWAVLLWPDLLTSGLPLDCRQEQDGIPRCPSISQEKLLDRVIQHAELIYRVSEESCSLYEETFIPLPLQFQRNQAGYSCITRTSPVPIPSSRSEVQQISDKWLLHSVLMLVQSWVEPLVYLQTSLDRYDAAPQSIINKTKWVSEKLISLEQGVVVLIKEMLDEGALSLDHSEEALFQYDVQPHVVESVMKDYALLRCFKKDAHKMEAFLKLLKCRQAEPHSCS; encoded by the exons ATGCACCTTGTTTCAG TCATGCGGTGGTGTGTGTGggccgtgttgttgtggcccgACCTGTTGACCTCCGGCCTCCCGCTGGACTGCAGGCAGGAGCAGGACGGCATCCCCCGCTGCCCTTCCATCTCCCAGGAGAAACTTCTGGACCGAGTCATCCAGCACGCTGAGCTCATCTACCGCGTCTCCGAAGAGTCGTGCTCTTTGTAT GAGGAGACGTTTATCCCGCTGCCCTTGCAGTTCCAGAGGAACCAAGCGGGCTACTCGTGCATCACCAGAACCTCACCCGTCCCCATCCCCAGCTCCAGGAGTGAAGTCCAACAGATATCC GACAAGTGGCTGCTGCACTCGGTGCTGATGCTGGTCCAGTCGTGGGTGGAGCCTCTGGTCTACCTGCAGACCTCCCTCGATCGCTACGACGCCGCCCCCCAATCGATCATCAACAAGACCAAGTGGGTGTCCGAGAAACTGATCAGTCTGGAGCAAGGGGTGGTGGTCCTCATCAAGGAG atgtTGGACGAGGGCGCGTTGAGCCTGGACCACAGCGAGGAAGCCCTGTTCCAGTACGACGTGCAGCCCCACGTGGTGGAATCCGTGATGAAGGACTACGCCTTGCTCCGCTGCTTCAAGAAGGACGCCCACAAAATGGAGGCCTTCCTCAAGCTCCTCAAGTGTCGACAGGCCGAGCCGCACAGCTGCTcgtga